A genomic segment from Spongiibacter sp. IMCC21906 encodes:
- the acnB gene encoding bifunctional aconitate hydratase 2/2-methylisocitrate dehydratase, translated as MLEAYRKHVEERAAQGIVPKPLNAEQVAGLVELLKNPPAGEEATLVDLIANRVPPGVDEAAYVKAGFLAAIVKGEATSPLISKEEGVVLLGNMHGGYNIVTLVDLLDDADLAELAATELKHTLLMFDAFHDVEEKAKAGNEHAKAVMQSWADAEWFTNRAEVPESIVKTVFKVTGETNTDDLSPAPDAWSRPDIPLHALAMYKMERDGITPDEQGQIGPLKQIEELQKKGHPIAMVGDVVGTGSSRKSATNSVLWFFGDDIPGVPNKRGGGVCIGGKVAPIFYNTMEDAGALVFEADVDNLNMGDVIEIRPYDGVIKNHETGDTLSTFELKSQVLLDEVRAGGRINLIIGRGLTTKARESLGLPPSELFRQPSQPIDTGKGFTLAQKMVGRACGLPEGQGVRAGTYCEPQMTTVGSQDTTGPMTRDELKDLACLGFSADLTMQSFCHTAAYPKPVDIDTQHKLPDFIMTRGGVSLRPGDGIIHSWLNRMLLPDTVGTGGDSHTRFPMGISFPAGSGLVAFAAATGVMPLDMPESVLVRFKGEMQPGITLRDLVHAIPYQAIKDGHLTVAKKGKKNIFSGRILEIEGLEGLTVEQAFELSDASAERSAAGCTIKQGIEEISEYLRSNITLLRWMVSEGYGDPRTLERRAKKMEEWLAKPELLEADTDAEYAAVIEIDLDTLTEPVVCCPNDPDDARLLSEVAGDKVDEVFIGSCMTNIGHFRAAGKLLDAYKGSLSTRLWLSPPTKMDQHTLMEEGYYNIFGAAGARMEMPGCSLCMGNQARVADGATVLSTSTRNFPNRLGTGANVYLTSAELAAVGAIVGKLPTPAEYLEYCKDLKSMSGEIYRYMNFDQIESFQKGAEEGAKIAAVEITEVAM; from the coding sequence CGCCCGGAGTTGATGAAGCGGCCTATGTTAAAGCAGGCTTCCTGGCTGCCATCGTTAAAGGCGAAGCCACTTCACCACTGATCAGCAAAGAAGAAGGCGTTGTACTGCTGGGCAATATGCACGGCGGCTACAACATCGTGACCTTGGTTGACTTGCTGGACGACGCCGACCTGGCCGAGCTTGCTGCCACTGAGCTCAAGCACACCCTGCTGATGTTTGATGCTTTCCACGACGTGGAAGAAAAAGCCAAAGCGGGCAACGAGCACGCCAAAGCCGTCATGCAAAGCTGGGCAGACGCAGAGTGGTTCACTAACCGTGCTGAAGTGCCTGAAAGCATTGTAAAAACGGTTTTCAAAGTGACCGGCGAAACCAACACCGACGACCTCTCTCCTGCCCCAGATGCCTGGTCGCGTCCCGATATTCCGCTGCACGCCCTGGCTATGTACAAAATGGAGCGTGACGGCATTACGCCAGACGAGCAAGGCCAAATCGGTCCGCTCAAGCAGATTGAGGAACTGCAAAAGAAAGGTCACCCCATCGCCATGGTTGGCGACGTAGTCGGCACCGGTTCTTCACGTAAATCTGCCACCAACTCTGTATTGTGGTTCTTTGGCGACGATATTCCCGGTGTACCGAACAAGCGTGGCGGCGGTGTCTGCATTGGCGGTAAAGTTGCCCCCATTTTCTACAACACCATGGAAGATGCTGGCGCATTGGTTTTTGAAGCCGACGTCGACAACCTCAACATGGGTGATGTGATCGAAATTCGTCCTTATGACGGTGTGATCAAAAACCACGAAACTGGCGATACCTTAAGCACTTTTGAGCTGAAGTCTCAGGTCCTGTTGGACGAAGTGCGTGCGGGTGGCCGTATCAACCTGATCATTGGTCGCGGCTTGACGACTAAAGCTCGCGAATCTTTGGGACTGCCTCCGTCAGAGCTGTTCCGTCAGCCTTCTCAACCCATTGATACCGGCAAAGGCTTCACGCTGGCGCAAAAAATGGTTGGCCGCGCCTGTGGTCTGCCAGAAGGCCAAGGCGTGCGCGCTGGCACCTACTGCGAACCCCAAATGACCACCGTGGGCAGCCAGGACACCACCGGTCCCATGACCCGTGACGAGCTGAAAGATCTGGCTTGCTTGGGCTTCTCTGCCGACCTGACCATGCAGTCGTTCTGTCACACGGCGGCTTACCCCAAGCCCGTTGATATCGACACTCAGCACAAGCTGCCTGACTTCATCATGACCCGTGGCGGCGTTTCACTGCGTCCCGGCGACGGCATCATCCACAGCTGGCTGAACCGTATGTTGCTGCCTGACACAGTCGGCACCGGCGGTGACTCCCACACCCGCTTCCCCATGGGTATCTCCTTCCCTGCGGGTTCTGGCCTGGTGGCATTCGCCGCTGCCACCGGCGTTATGCCGCTGGATATGCCAGAGTCGGTATTGGTGCGCTTTAAAGGCGAAATGCAGCCCGGCATCACCCTGCGGGACCTGGTTCACGCCATTCCTTATCAAGCCATCAAAGACGGTCACCTGACGGTTGCCAAAAAAGGCAAGAAGAACATCTTCTCTGGCCGCATCCTGGAAATCGAAGGTCTGGAAGGTCTGACTGTAGAGCAAGCCTTTGAACTGTCTGATGCCTCTGCCGAGCGTTCTGCGGCAGGTTGTACTATTAAACAAGGTATTGAGGAAATCTCTGAGTACCTGCGTTCTAACATCACGCTGTTGCGTTGGATGGTTAGCGAAGGCTACGGCGATCCACGTACCCTTGAGCGTCGCGCCAAGAAAATGGAAGAGTGGTTGGCTAAGCCAGAACTGCTGGAAGCTGATACCGATGCTGAATACGCTGCGGTTATCGAGATCGATCTGGACACACTGACAGAACCTGTTGTCTGCTGCCCTAACGACCCAGACGATGCCAGATTGCTGTCTGAAGTGGCTGGCGACAAAGTCGACGAAGTATTTATCGGTAGCTGCATGACCAACATCGGTCACTTCCGCGCTGCAGGTAAATTGCTAGACGCCTACAAAGGCAGCTTGTCTACTCGTTTGTGGTTGTCACCACCAACCAAGATGGACCAGCACACGCTGATGGAAGAAGGTTACTACAACATCTTTGGCGCAGCCGGTGCCCGCATGGAAATGCCCGGTTGTTCATTGTGCATGGGTAACCAGGCACGGGTTGCCGACGGTGCCACCGTACTGTCTACCTCAACCCGTAACTTCCCCAACCGTCTGGGCACAGGCGCCAATGTCTACCTGACCTCTGCCGAACTGGCTGCGGTTGGCGCAATTGTTGGCAAACTGCCTACCCCAGCTGAGTACCTGGAATACTGTAAAGATCTGAAGAGCATGTCCGGTGAAATTTACCGCTACATGAACTTCGATCAAATCGAGTCATTCCAGAAAGGCGCTGAAGAAGGCGCTAAAATTGCGGCGGTAGAAATTACCGAAGTGGCGATGTAA
- a CDS encoding YibL family ribosome-associated protein: MSTSKELQTLNNKLDLLRRKLADVEQTGNVPLMRKFSRDISKLQRQIGSIKGMRSQRNADEGASLKAMKFSRSLTKLEQADMGKFKKSVKGLVVVHPLTALGKEMGLTEVTGYAPVEF; encoded by the coding sequence ATGAGTACGAGCAAAGAGTTACAAACTTTGAATAATAAGTTGGATTTGCTGCGGCGAAAACTGGCGGATGTTGAGCAGACGGGTAATGTACCTTTGATGCGCAAGTTCAGCCGGGATATTAGCAAGTTGCAGCGTCAGATCGGTAGTATTAAGGGGATGCGCTCTCAGCGTAATGCCGACGAGGGTGCTAGCTTAAAAGCGATGAAGTTTAGCCGTAGTCTGACCAAGCTTGAGCAGGCCGATATGGGTAAATTTAAGAAGTCGGTCAAAGGTCTGGTTGTTGTGCACCCGCTGACTGCACTGGGTAAAGAGATGGGGCTGACTGAGGTGACGGGTTACGCGCCGGTTGAGTTTTAA
- a CDS encoding YebG family protein, protein MAVVAKWMCDRDNSMFDSKKDADAYDKMLELGEQFSELLHRHIPGVDEAKAEEFGIFLARNKDLLAQACKGKPEVLNELISDDDKVHQLAKEA, encoded by the coding sequence ATGGCCGTGGTAGCCAAGTGGATGTGTGACAGGGACAACAGCATGTTTGACAGTAAAAAAGACGCCGACGCCTACGACAAAATGCTGGAACTGGGCGAGCAATTCAGCGAATTGCTACATCGTCATATTCCCGGTGTAGACGAAGCTAAAGCCGAAGAATTCGGTATTTTTCTGGCCCGCAATAAAGACCTGCTCGCCCAAGCCTGCAAAGGCAAACCCGAAGTGCTAAACGAACTGATCAGCGATGATGACAAAGTTCATCAGCTCGCGAAAGAAGCGTAA
- a CDS encoding IS110 family transposase, protein MSNHNLKNDVAVLGIDLAKQSFQLHGVNCHGVTVLKKKLARKNLASFIVQLPVCIIGIEACSGANYWVRVLEKLGHTVRMIAPQFVKPFVKSNKNDAADAEAICEAVQRPSMRFVPAKSIEQQDIQSLHRIRSQVVARRTAQANQIRGLLMEYGLTIPQGISYIRKSIPLILEDAGNELTAMFRELLTDLYDEMVHLDRRIKTLETKLESLCTQKEDCQRLLSIPGVGLLSATAMVAAIGDISAFKNGRELAAWLGLVPRQHSTGGKPTLLGISKRGDTYLRTLLIHGGRTVARVANKHQDKRSAWVMQLEERRGKNISAVAVANKNARVAWALLSNKSTYQASAA, encoded by the coding sequence ATGAGTAATCATAACCTAAAAAATGACGTCGCAGTGCTAGGTATCGATTTGGCCAAGCAAAGTTTTCAACTTCACGGTGTCAATTGTCACGGCGTCACCGTACTAAAAAAGAAGCTGGCTAGAAAGAATCTTGCCAGCTTTATAGTCCAACTCCCAGTTTGTATTATTGGCATTGAAGCCTGTAGTGGCGCAAATTATTGGGTGCGCGTATTGGAGAAGCTTGGCCATACCGTTCGTATGATTGCCCCTCAATTTGTAAAGCCTTTTGTCAAATCCAACAAAAATGACGCCGCTGATGCCGAGGCGATATGCGAAGCTGTTCAGCGCCCCTCAATGCGCTTTGTTCCTGCAAAAAGTATTGAGCAGCAAGACATTCAAAGCCTGCATCGAATTCGAAGTCAGGTGGTTGCCAGAAGAACTGCACAAGCCAACCAAATTCGGGGCTTGCTAATGGAGTACGGCCTGACCATTCCACAAGGGATTTCATACATTAGAAAATCGATACCCCTGATATTGGAAGATGCCGGTAACGAATTAACGGCAATGTTTCGAGAGCTATTAACCGATCTTTACGATGAAATGGTTCATCTGGATCGGCGTATTAAAACACTGGAAACCAAGCTTGAATCGCTTTGTACACAAAAGGAAGATTGTCAGCGCCTGCTGAGCATTCCTGGCGTAGGACTACTGAGCGCAACGGCAATGGTAGCTGCCATTGGCGACATTAGCGCCTTTAAAAATGGGCGTGAATTGGCGGCATGGCTAGGATTAGTTCCCCGACAACATTCCACCGGAGGTAAGCCTACCTTGCTAGGAATTAGTAAACGCGGCGATACCTATTTGCGAACACTGCTCATCCACGGCGGGCGTACGGTGGCGAGAGTGGCGAACAAGCATCAAGACAAGCGCAGTGCATGGGTGATGCAGTTAGAAGAGCGGCGAGGGAAAAATATCTCGGCCGTTGCGGTCGCCAATAAAAATGCACGAGTGGCCTGGGCATTGCTCAGCAATAAATCGACCTACCAAGCCAGCGCGGCATAA
- a CDS encoding efflux RND transporter permease subunit translates to MPRALSNPRYIALAIALIVVAGFSALSHLPRLEDPHFANRAAIVIVPFPGASAERIEALVAEPLETAIRQMPEVKHITSNARPGVSAIVVELKDSVDAAHTDQLWAELRDKVAQVESVLPAGAGQPQVDSDRNYAFTWIAALRWKDPTHTDPLRLSRYSEELANRLRNVSGTDLVKLWGEAEEEIQVKVDTVKAAAVNLDVPRVAALIGGSDAKVSAGELSGSTRRQSIELIGGFDQVERVRQVPLLSLQEGGSLQLQDIADVYRGEPDSPSELAFFDGDRGVAIAARMLPDFRGDKWTADVRTVAAELSAALPEEIVLEELFVQERYTDIRLRELLGNIALGFCLIFVILLFTLGWRSAVVVALSLPLTMLFALAVMRFVALPIHQMSVTGLIVALGIMVDNAIVVADTVRRYRLEGFSASAAAGRTLKHLWVPLLGSTLTTVLTFMPLALMPGPSGEFIGPIALAVIFSLAGSWLISLFLVAPIAGRWLSKEQNNGLAFPKGDALFRRSLAWVLQWPRRSMVIIFLLPISGFFLSSTLKEQFFPPADRDMINLEVYLPAGSSIHNTLAATRDISDHIRQLDDIVALNWFVGRNAPPFYYNLRDNKDGSPQYAQAMITARDFKAANKLVGYLQQDLNQQFPGYQILVRRLEQGPPVNAPVELRLYGSNLAQLKHLGNEIRLLALNTEDVLHVRTSMGESVPKVWLKIDEAASQRSGLKLKDLSGILSASIDGVYSGSLLEGSEQLPVRVSGKGLKDASVDLLMSMPLALETGPRPLSALAEMEIKPAQAVISRRDGRRVNTIDVHVRDGVLPALVLERLKTKLENGAFHLPVAYELEIGGDSEARNEAVGKLVGSLGIIGVLMLVTVLMSFNSFRLSALVFVVAFQAAGLGLFSLWTSGYPSGFTAVVGLMGLIGLAVNAAIVILTELRHSSLAMAGDKQNIIDTVSALTRHIGSTTLTTVAGLIPLIFSVGGFWPPFAIVLAGGTVLTTLLSLYFVPAAFLVLRRPYVLQLMQEHRRNSAAMTAKQ, encoded by the coding sequence ATGCCTCGCGCGCTGAGTAACCCTCGTTATATTGCGCTGGCCATTGCGCTTATTGTCGTTGCCGGGTTTTCGGCGCTAAGTCATTTGCCACGATTGGAAGACCCGCATTTTGCCAACCGCGCAGCCATTGTCATTGTGCCGTTTCCCGGTGCCAGTGCCGAGCGTATTGAGGCACTGGTGGCCGAACCCTTGGAAACGGCCATCAGACAAATGCCTGAGGTGAAACACATTACCTCCAATGCCCGGCCCGGAGTTTCGGCCATTGTGGTCGAACTGAAAGACAGTGTAGATGCGGCTCATACCGATCAACTCTGGGCAGAGCTGCGGGATAAAGTGGCTCAGGTTGAAAGCGTGCTACCTGCGGGGGCGGGGCAGCCGCAAGTCGACAGCGACCGCAACTACGCCTTTACCTGGATAGCCGCACTGCGCTGGAAAGATCCTACTCATACCGATCCATTACGATTAAGCCGTTACAGCGAAGAGTTGGCAAACCGCCTGCGCAATGTATCGGGAACCGATCTGGTCAAACTGTGGGGTGAGGCCGAAGAAGAGATACAAGTTAAAGTCGATACGGTTAAGGCGGCAGCAGTCAATTTAGATGTACCGAGAGTCGCAGCGTTGATTGGTGGCAGCGATGCCAAGGTGTCGGCAGGTGAATTAAGTGGCAGTACTCGCCGCCAATCGATAGAGCTTATTGGCGGTTTTGACCAAGTGGAGCGCGTGCGGCAGGTGCCCTTGTTGAGTTTACAGGAGGGGGGCTCGCTACAGTTGCAGGATATTGCCGATGTGTACCGAGGTGAGCCCGATAGCCCCTCAGAGTTGGCTTTTTTTGATGGCGATAGAGGTGTTGCCATTGCTGCCCGAATGCTGCCAGATTTTCGGGGAGACAAATGGACGGCGGATGTGCGTACGGTGGCGGCAGAGCTCTCTGCCGCTTTGCCAGAAGAAATCGTTCTTGAGGAATTGTTTGTTCAAGAGCGCTATACCGATATTCGCTTAAGAGAGTTGCTGGGCAATATCGCCTTGGGCTTTTGCCTGATTTTTGTCATCTTGCTATTTACTTTAGGTTGGCGCTCGGCAGTGGTGGTGGCGTTGTCGTTACCACTAACGATGTTGTTTGCTTTGGCGGTAATGCGGTTTGTGGCGCTACCTATTCACCAGATGTCGGTGACCGGTTTGATTGTCGCCTTGGGCATTATGGTAGATAACGCCATTGTGGTCGCTGATACCGTTCGCCGCTATCGGTTGGAGGGGTTTTCTGCCAGTGCGGCGGCGGGAAGAACACTCAAGCATCTTTGGGTGCCCCTGCTTGGTTCTACTCTTACCACCGTGCTGACCTTTATGCCCTTGGCTTTAATGCCAGGGCCATCGGGTGAGTTTATTGGCCCGATTGCCCTGGCGGTGATTTTTTCATTGGCCGGATCGTGGTTAATCTCGCTGTTTCTGGTGGCACCTATTGCCGGACGTTGGTTGTCTAAAGAACAAAATAACGGTTTAGCCTTTCCCAAAGGGGATGCGCTATTTCGTCGCAGTCTTGCTTGGGTGTTGCAATGGCCTCGCCGCAGCATGGTTATTATTTTTCTGTTACCGATAAGCGGCTTCTTTTTAAGCTCAACCTTGAAGGAGCAGTTTTTTCCGCCCGCTGATCGAGACATGATTAATTTAGAAGTCTATTTGCCTGCCGGTAGCAGTATTCACAATACCTTGGCGGCAACCCGAGACATCAGTGATCATATCCGCCAGCTTGACGATATTGTGGCCCTGAACTGGTTTGTTGGCCGCAATGCGCCGCCATTTTATTACAACCTCAGAGATAACAAAGACGGTTCTCCCCAATACGCCCAAGCAATGATCACCGCCCGTGATTTTAAAGCGGCGAATAAACTGGTTGGCTATCTTCAACAAGATTTAAATCAGCAATTTCCTGGCTATCAAATATTGGTTCGGCGCTTGGAGCAGGGGCCGCCGGTCAATGCGCCGGTGGAGCTGCGTTTATACGGCAGCAATTTAGCCCAGCTTAAACATTTGGGTAATGAAATCCGCTTGCTGGCGTTGAACACCGAAGATGTGCTGCATGTGCGCACCTCAATGGGAGAGTCGGTCCCTAAGGTATGGCTCAAAATTGATGAGGCCGCGTCCCAGCGCAGCGGTCTTAAACTCAAGGATTTGTCAGGCATTCTGTCGGCGAGCATTGACGGGGTGTATAGCGGGAGTCTGTTGGAAGGCTCCGAACAATTGCCGGTACGGGTGTCGGGCAAGGGCCTGAAAGACGCCAGTGTCGATTTACTGATGTCGATGCCCTTGGCGCTGGAAACCGGCCCCAGACCATTGTCAGCACTGGCAGAAATGGAAATAAAACCCGCTCAGGCGGTGATCAGCCGTCGTGACGGTCGCCGGGTCAATACCATTGATGTGCATGTTCGCGACGGGGTTTTGCCCGCCTTGGTATTAGAGCGGCTAAAAACAAAATTAGAAAATGGCGCCTTCCACTTGCCGGTTGCTTATGAACTGGAGATTGGTGGCGACTCGGAAGCCCGCAATGAAGCCGTCGGCAAACTCGTTGGCAGCCTTGGCATTATCGGGGTACTGATGCTGGTCACAGTGTTGATGTCTTTTAATTCATTTCGTTTGTCGGCACTGGTATTTGTGGTGGCATTTCAGGCGGCGGGCTTAGGCTTGTTTAGCTTGTGGACCAGTGGTTATCCCTCTGGTTTTACGGCTGTTGTTGGCTTGATGGGCCTGATTGGTTTGGCGGTGAATGCGGCCATCGTCATTTTAACCGAGTTGCGGCATTCCAGTCTGGCCATGGCGGGAGACAAACAGAATATTATTGATACCGTGAGTGCCTTAACTCGGCATATTGGCTCCACAACCTTAACCACAGTGGCGGGGTTAATTCCGCTGATTTTTTCAGTGGGGGGCTTTTGGCCACCCTTTGCCATTGTGTTAGCAGGGGGCACCGTATTAACCACCTTACTGTCGCTGTATTTTGTACCCGCAGCGTTTTTAGTGTTACGACGCCCCTATGTACTGCAATTAATGCAAGAACATCGACGAAACTCAGCGGCGATGACCGCAAAGCAGTAG
- a CDS encoding efflux RND transporter periplasmic adaptor subunit — protein sequence MNRIPIYLLSFIATFISFYTVANPLQPVITEPVHRQDGYEVFRVFAGRVLGSQRADIGFEQAGVVQQVLVDDGQAVKAGELLAKLDRRSLNIERDQLKARQQELNARLSQLQRDVVRYKALREKSYVSEGQLEELETQVTASQAQSAQIDAQLKAINLQLEKTELKAPFNGEVAKVQVEEGVVVGQGQVVMQLVETGESEAVFGISDRLGRDLVMGQSMQVSGDFGDIDTNLIAVASNLDWRSQTRTIRVALPENTSAVDGNTAYIHLPQHREATGFWMPAQALLEDVRGTWAVYGLQKNAEGYQVQKHSVEALYHHRGRVYLSGELADGSLVVTEGVHRLAPGQAVVLAGQANADDVKGKPAVGNASEVNVPEVNASEVNASAINAAGGGDASRAE from the coding sequence ATGAACCGTATCCCTATTTATCTATTGTCGTTTATTGCTACCTTCATCAGCTTTTACACGGTGGCAAATCCTCTGCAGCCGGTGATTACTGAGCCCGTTCATCGTCAAGATGGCTATGAGGTGTTTCGGGTGTTTGCGGGCAGGGTGCTGGGTAGCCAGCGGGCGGATATTGGGTTTGAGCAGGCTGGGGTTGTGCAACAGGTGCTGGTGGACGATGGCCAGGCAGTAAAGGCCGGAGAGCTGCTGGCCAAATTAGATCGGCGCAGTCTCAATATTGAACGAGATCAATTAAAGGCACGACAGCAAGAACTCAATGCACGGTTGTCGCAGTTACAGCGGGATGTGGTGCGTTATAAAGCCTTGCGGGAAAAGTCCTATGTTTCCGAAGGTCAGTTGGAGGAGTTAGAAACCCAGGTGACCGCCAGTCAGGCTCAGTCAGCTCAGATAGATGCCCAGCTGAAGGCGATAAATTTGCAATTGGAAAAAACCGAATTAAAAGCCCCTTTTAATGGTGAGGTTGCCAAGGTGCAGGTTGAAGAAGGGGTAGTGGTTGGCCAAGGCCAGGTGGTGATGCAACTGGTTGAAACCGGCGAATCAGAGGCGGTTTTTGGGATTTCAGATCGATTGGGCCGAGATTTGGTTATGGGCCAGTCCATGCAAGTGTCTGGTGATTTTGGCGACATTGACACCAATCTGATTGCGGTGGCCAGCAACTTGGATTGGCGCAGCCAGACCCGGACCATTCGGGTGGCCTTGCCAGAAAACACCTCCGCAGTAGACGGTAATACAGCTTATATCCATCTCCCTCAGCACCGTGAGGCAACAGGGTTTTGGATGCCGGCCCAAGCCTTGCTGGAAGACGTGCGGGGAACGTGGGCGGTCTATGGCTTACAGAAAAATGCCGAGGGTTATCAAGTACAAAAACATTCGGTGGAGGCGCTATATCATCACCGTGGCCGTGTCTATCTGAGTGGCGAGTTGGCAGACGGAAGCTTGGTAGTGACCGAAGGTGTTCACCGTTTGGCGCCGGGACAAGCCGTGGTGCTGGCCGGGCAGGCCAATGCTGATGATGTAAAAGGCAAGCCCGCTGTAGGCAATGCTTCTGAAGTAAATGTCCCTGAAGTAAATGCTTCTGAAGTAAATGCTTCTGCAATAAATGCCGCTGGAGGTGGTGATGCCTCGCGCGCTGAGTAA
- a CDS encoding TetR/AcrR family transcriptional regulator: protein MTIQEDPSKSKKGRSKSEEKRFQIMAAASELFLEQGYENCSMEAIAKLAGVSKQTLYSHFGGKEQLFSDAVEATCQQYRIWDNLDASANCYDYLEAFCISFAELLVSREALGVMRVCAAEGGRSDVAELFWQAGPVKMRAKLKEFLSEQQRQGQLHFADVDTAASQLIAMLHGQTHTRLLLGLDSSYDPKQLSRYAISCAQLFYKAHQD, encoded by the coding sequence GTGACCATTCAAGAAGACCCCAGCAAAAGCAAAAAAGGTCGCAGTAAAAGCGAAGAAAAGCGCTTTCAAATTATGGCTGCTGCATCTGAGCTTTTTTTAGAACAAGGCTATGAAAACTGCAGTATGGAAGCGATTGCCAAACTGGCCGGGGTGTCCAAGCAAACGCTTTACAGCCACTTTGGCGGCAAAGAGCAGCTGTTTAGTGACGCTGTAGAGGCGACCTGTCAACAATACCGAATTTGGGATAACTTAGACGCCAGCGCGAACTGCTACGACTACCTGGAAGCATTTTGCATTAGCTTTGCCGAATTACTGGTCAGCCGCGAGGCGCTGGGGGTGATGCGGGTGTGCGCCGCCGAAGGCGGACGCTCTGACGTGGCTGAGTTATTTTGGCAGGCCGGGCCAGTCAAAATGCGGGCAAAGCTCAAAGAGTTTCTTAGCGAGCAACAACGGCAAGGCCAACTTCACTTTGCCGATGTGGATACTGCGGCTTCGCAGCTTATTGCCATGCTTCACGGCCAGACCCATACCCGTCTGCTACTGGGGCTAGATAGCAGCTATGACCCCAAGCAGCTAAGCCGTTACGCCATTTCTTGCGCGCAACTATTTTATAAGGCACATCAAGATTGA
- a CDS encoding mechanosensitive ion channel domain-containing protein: MLLKVLILLGALIGLLLLSRVLNRFLDEFARARKVPLMRVLFIRKLFNTLMIVLAVMVFCFILGLGYQQLFIFLSSVLAVIGIALFAQWSILSHLTAGMIIFFGFPYRVGDRVKVVDPDEDISGEIVEVASFHVLIRRDDGSTVTYPNSALLQKPVIKLLAKKPAPTEELPSPVEVQEPAKPGIQS, encoded by the coding sequence ATGTTGTTAAAAGTCCTCATATTGTTGGGCGCTTTAATTGGCTTGTTATTATTGAGCCGTGTACTAAATCGTTTTTTAGATGAATTTGCCCGGGCGCGCAAAGTGCCGTTAATGCGAGTGTTGTTTATTCGCAAGCTGTTCAACACCTTGATGATTGTGTTGGCGGTGATGGTGTTCTGCTTTATTTTGGGTTTGGGGTATCAACAGTTATTTATCTTTCTGTCCTCGGTGCTGGCGGTTATCGGCATTGCGCTGTTTGCGCAGTGGTCGATTCTCAGCCATTTAACGGCGGGGATGATTATCTTTTTTGGCTTTCCCTACAGGGTGGGGGATCGGGTAAAAGTTGTCGATCCTGATGAGGATATTTCGGGGGAGATCGTCGAGGTGGCGTCGTTTCATGTTTTGATACGCCGGGATGACGGCAGCACGGTGACTTATCCCAATAGTGCATTGTTGCAAAAACCCGTGATCAAATTACTTGCTAAGAAGCCTGCACCAACAGAAGAGCTGCCAAGCCCCGTGGAAGTTCAAGAGCCTGCTAAACCCGGTATTCAATCTTGA